A region from the uncultured Bacteroides sp. genome encodes:
- a CDS encoding GH92 family glycosyl hydrolase: MNKKKLLFFTIFLLQGISSAFAQMQPVDYVNPLMGTDSKVSLSNGNTYPAIALPWGMNFWMPQTGKMGDGWAYTYASDKIRGFKQTHQPSPWINDYGQFSLMPITGQLKIDQDSRASWFSHKSEKATPYYYSVYLSEYDLTTEIAPTERCAYFRFTFPKAKEAYVVIDAFDRGSYVKVIPEQNKIVGYTTRNSGGVPQNFKNYFVIEFDKPFTFNKVWADYHLVENQLELQSDHVGAAIGFSTRKGEQVHARVASSFISPEQAELNLKEIGNKSFEQTKEAGRKAWNDVLGRIRVEDNDANRMRTFYSCMYRSVLFPRMFYEVNAEGKTVHYSPYNGEIHSGYMFTDTGFWDTFRCLFPFVNLVYPSMGEKMQEGLLNAYRESGFFPEWASPGHRWCMVGNNSASVVADAFMKNVTKVDAMKMYEGLLKGANSVHPQIATTGRLGFDYYNKLGYVPYDVKIDESGARTLEYAYDDWCIYRMGEKLGRPAEELEVYKKRSQNYRNLFDQETKLMRGKNADGTFQKPFNPFKWGDTFTEGNSWHYTWSVFHDVQGLIDLMGGKKIFVSMLDSVFNLPPIYDDSYYGGVIHEIREMEIAHMGNYAHGNQPIQHMIYLYNYAGEPWKAQYWLREVMNRLYMATPDGYCGDEDNGQTSAWYVFTALGFYPVCPGSNEYVLGAPYFRKATIELENGKKLEISAPKNSDENRYIRSLSFNGKKYTKNYLNHFDILKGGRLVFDMDSKPAKNRGVNEMDFPYSFSRSNH, encoded by the coding sequence ATGAATAAGAAGAAACTATTGTTTTTTACAATCTTTTTGTTGCAAGGAATATCTTCTGCCTTTGCGCAAATGCAACCGGTGGATTATGTCAATCCGTTGATGGGAACCGATTCCAAGGTATCACTGTCCAATGGTAATACGTATCCAGCTATTGCTTTGCCGTGGGGGATGAACTTCTGGATGCCACAAACCGGCAAGATGGGAGATGGATGGGCGTATACGTATGCCTCTGACAAGATCAGGGGCTTTAAACAGACGCATCAACCAAGTCCGTGGATCAATGACTACGGGCAGTTCTCCCTTATGCCGATTACGGGGCAATTAAAGATAGATCAAGATAGCCGTGCCTCTTGGTTCTCCCATAAATCGGAGAAAGCCACTCCTTATTATTACAGTGTTTATTTGTCGGAATATGACTTGACAACTGAAATAGCACCGACAGAGCGTTGTGCTTATTTCCGCTTCACTTTTCCGAAGGCAAAGGAGGCGTATGTAGTGATTGATGCTTTTGACCGTGGTTCGTATGTGAAGGTGATTCCCGAGCAGAATAAGATTGTCGGTTATACTACACGCAATAGTGGAGGGGTTCCGCAGAACTTCAAGAACTATTTTGTGATAGAGTTTGATAAGCCGTTTACCTTTAATAAAGTGTGGGCGGACTATCATTTGGTAGAAAATCAGCTTGAATTACAGTCCGATCATGTAGGTGCGGCCATAGGTTTCTCTACTCGGAAAGGCGAACAAGTGCATGCCCGTGTTGCTTCTTCATTCATCAGTCCCGAACAGGCGGAACTGAATTTGAAGGAAATCGGGAATAAATCTTTTGAGCAGACCAAAGAGGCGGGACGCAAGGCATGGAATGATGTGCTGGGACGCATTCGGGTGGAAGATAATGATGCCAACCGTATGCGTACGTTTTATTCGTGCATGTATCGTTCCGTTCTGTTTCCACGTATGTTTTACGAGGTAAATGCCGAAGGTAAAACAGTGCACTACAGCCCGTATAATGGAGAGATCCATTCTGGATATATGTTTACTGATACCGGCTTCTGGGATACGTTTCGTTGCCTGTTCCCATTCGTAAATCTGGTTTATCCGTCGATGGGAGAGAAGATGCAGGAAGGATTGCTGAATGCATATCGGGAAAGCGGATTTTTCCCTGAATGGGCAAGTCCGGGACATCGTTGGTGCATGGTCGGCAATAACTCGGCTTCCGTGGTAGCAGATGCTTTTATGAAAAACGTGACGAAAGTGGATGCGATGAAGATGTACGAAGGATTGCTGAAGGGAGCTAATAGCGTTCATCCGCAGATTGCGACGACAGGTCGTCTGGGTTTTGATTATTACAATAAGCTCGGCTATGTGCCTTACGATGTAAAGATTGATGAGAGTGGGGCCCGTACGTTGGAATATGCTTATGATGATTGGTGCATTTACCGCATGGGTGAGAAGTTGGGACGTCCGGCAGAAGAGTTGGAAGTTTATAAAAAACGGAGTCAGAATTATCGGAATCTTTTTGATCAGGAAACCAAGCTGATGCGCGGCAAGAATGCAGATGGTACATTCCAGAAACCGTTCAATCCGTTCAAATGGGGCGATACCTTTACGGAAGGAAACAGTTGGCATTATACGTGGTCGGTATTTCATGACGTGCAAGGGTTGATAGACCTGATGGGTGGCAAGAAGATATTTGTCAGCATGCTTGATTCTGTCTTCAATCTGCCACCTATTTACGACGATAGCTATTATGGTGGAGTGATTCACGAGATCCGTGAGATGGAAATCGCTCATATGGGCAACTATGCACACGGCAATCAGCCTATTCAGCACATGATTTACCTTTATAATTATGCGGGAGAACCGTGGAAAGCGCAGTATTGGTTGCGTGAGGTGATGAACCGCCTCTACATGGCTACTCCGGATGGCTATTGCGGTGATGAGGATAACGGACAGACTTCGGCTTGGTATGTATTCACGGCACTAGGTTTCTATCCGGTTTGCCCGGGCAGTAACGAATATGTGTTGGGAGCCCCTTATTTCCGAAAAGCTACGATTGAGTTGGAAAATGGTAAGAAACTTGAAATCTCCGCACCGAAGAATAGCGATGAAAACCGCTATATTCGTTCGTTGAGTTTCAATGGGAAAAAATATACGAAGAATTATCTGAATCATTTTGATATATTGAAAGGCGGGCGTTTGGTGTTCGATATGGATAGCAAGCCTGCCAAGAATCGCGGAGTGAACGAAATGGATTTTCCTTATTCATTTTCACGTAGCAATCACTAA
- a CDS encoding RagB/SusD family nutrient uptake outer membrane protein has product MKNIFKTGALALSMIVGLCSCNDFFDSIPGEQYDLEGTFSSKAKTEQYLNNVYTYVPDETQERYPTSYRGGIWTGGSLEANITWSWQITNEWTAGTVYASSSWINYWFIEYYKGISKASTFIANVDKCAEATENDRRVWKAQARALRAYYYYLLFRSYGPIVLLGEEAIPLDTPLADLLKERNSVDECVDFITTEFDKAAEDLPTKYTGSNLGRIDKGTCKAFKAKTLLYAASPLFNCNSDYAGIVNADGKQLFSQDTSQEQTKWEAARDAYKEFFDSFVPSSYSLYVVTNNGKIDFYESCRQVTSGVNYDDTNKEQIFIKLADHSNHTYEITPYHGHVDDSSIKGGLGFGTTQEMVDLFFTNKGLRTVDDADYKEYTGVPSSSDYGWSVDYNDPQNSDINFFKANTNMTLKQWANREPRFYVNITFNGSTWVDDATNYGKVTTDLTLNGNSGYNKAGHDAPLEGYGVRKMAPKNGVWSGKHCANLLRLADMYLGYAETLSACGEYGEAMKYVNAVRARAGVPGYGNDGGTDDNGLTYITYPSNRDDVDKRIRRERLIELAYEWNRYFDVRRWKVADMAVGDDWIYPSYHKGGEGGDIHGMNSKADAPQFFEKVVTETRVFDKRHYLFPIPDEDIRRNSKMVQNYGWAVAEPTE; this is encoded by the coding sequence ATGAAAAATATATTTAAAACAGGAGCTTTAGCACTATCGATGATAGTGGGGCTCTGTTCGTGCAACGATTTTTTTGATTCTATTCCCGGAGAACAGTATGATTTGGAGGGTACTTTCTCGAGTAAGGCAAAGACGGAACAATATTTGAATAATGTATATACTTATGTGCCTGATGAAACGCAGGAACGTTATCCGACTTCGTATAGGGGAGGTATCTGGACCGGTGGCTCGCTGGAAGCCAATATCACGTGGAGTTGGCAGATTACCAATGAGTGGACTGCGGGTACGGTGTATGCTTCTTCTAGCTGGATCAATTACTGGTTTATTGAATATTATAAAGGTATTTCTAAGGCAAGTACGTTTATAGCGAATGTTGATAAATGTGCAGAAGCCACTGAAAATGATCGTCGTGTGTGGAAAGCGCAGGCAAGAGCTTTGAGAGCTTACTATTATTACTTGTTATTCCGTTCTTACGGTCCGATCGTCCTTTTGGGAGAAGAAGCAATTCCATTGGATACTCCGTTGGCAGATTTATTGAAAGAGCGTAACTCAGTAGACGAATGTGTAGATTTTATTACAACCGAATTTGATAAGGCTGCGGAAGATCTGCCGACCAAATATACAGGTTCCAATTTGGGGCGTATAGACAAAGGTACTTGTAAAGCTTTTAAGGCAAAAACATTGCTATATGCTGCTAGTCCGTTGTTCAATTGTAATTCGGATTATGCAGGAATTGTAAATGCGGATGGTAAGCAACTATTCTCGCAAGATACGTCGCAGGAACAGACAAAATGGGAAGCAGCGCGTGATGCTTATAAAGAATTCTTTGATTCGTTCGTACCGAGTTCTTATAGCTTGTATGTGGTGACAAACAACGGTAAGATTGATTTTTATGAATCTTGTCGTCAAGTGACTTCCGGAGTGAATTATGATGATACTAACAAGGAACAGATTTTTATTAAACTGGCTGATCATTCGAATCATACGTATGAGATTACGCCTTATCATGGACATGTAGACGACAGTTCTATTAAAGGCGGTCTGGGATTTGGTACGACTCAGGAAATGGTCGATCTGTTCTTTACGAATAAAGGACTTCGTACGGTAGATGACGCTGATTATAAGGAGTATACAGGAGTACCTTCTTCTTCTGATTATGGATGGTCGGTAGACTATAATGATCCGCAGAATTCGGATATAAACTTCTTTAAAGCGAATACGAACATGACGTTGAAGCAATGGGCGAACCGCGAACCTCGTTTTTATGTCAATATCACGTTTAATGGCTCTACGTGGGTAGATGATGCTACAAATTATGGTAAAGTGACTACTGATTTGACTCTGAATGGTAATTCAGGATATAACAAAGCTGGGCATGATGCTCCTCTGGAAGGATATGGCGTGCGTAAGATGGCTCCTAAAAATGGTGTATGGTCAGGCAAGCATTGTGCCAACCTGCTTCGTCTGGCTGATATGTATCTGGGATATGCTGAAACATTGAGTGCATGCGGCGAATATGGGGAAGCAATGAAATATGTGAACGCCGTGCGCGCCCGTGCAGGTGTACCAGGATATGGTAATGATGGGGGTACGGATGATAATGGTCTCACTTATATCACTTATCCCAGCAACCGCGATGATGTGGACAAACGTATTCGCCGCGAACGTTTGATAGAGTTGGCTTACGAATGGAATCGTTATTTCGACGTGCGTCGTTGGAAGGTGGCTGATATGGCAGTAGGAGACGACTGGATCTATCCTTCTTATCATAAAGGCGGTGAAGGTGGAGACATTCATGGCATGAATTCCAAGGCTGATGCACCTCAGTTCTTCGAAAAAGTGGTAACGGAAACCCGTGTATTCGACAAGAGACATTATCTCTTCCCGATTCCGGATGAGGATATCCGCCGTAATTCGAAGATGGTACAAAACTATGGATGGGCGGTTGCCGAACCGACAGAATAA
- a CDS encoding TonB-dependent receptor — MKKTLCRSLWVLALLLTFSVGVWGQSSPLTGRVSDEKGELLIGVSVQEKGTSNGTITDTNGQYNLKLTSKNPILTVSYIGYKSQEVGVGKQRVVDIVLSEEVSALDEVVVVAYGSQRKVSVVGAQSSMKMDDIKMPTANLSSAIAGRLAGVVAVQRTGEPGHDDSDIWIRGISTFTDQNSKPLVLVDGVERGFNNIDPEDIESFTILKDASATAVYGVRGANGVILIKTKPGKVGKPQFSADYYEGFVTLTKRPELADAYTYMDAANEANLNTNGKLLYTPQFIEATKKANGLLPNDNPTLYNSYLYPAVNWMDELFNDWGHNRRVNTSVRGGVPNATYYVSLSYYSERGLTRTASMENYDANMRYDRYNYTANLNLKPTSTTTIDLGFSGYLSVGNYPQQSSGDLFSSAMSINPVYLPLMMPDGSVPGISSNGDFRNPYADLTRRGYTNESNNQLNSNIRVTQDLGFWKWSKGLTASAMIAFDVSNERDLYYKKREDTYYYSGSKDAITGLWNDDVFDADGNYQLSRTYLGSKELSFDTESMNKRSTYFEASLNYDRVFGLHRVGGLILYNQKIYRQIYDNETERNKSAAARIVNSLPYKQQGVAARATYSWNDRYFLEANVGYNGSENFSPEKRFGFFPAIGLGWAISNEEFWQPLQKYVSYLKVRYTDGLVGTDAATDRRFMYLDQMASQDGYRFGTDNNSVSGWGFSKYGVNVGWSTSRKQDLGIDMKLLNDHLSITIDLFKEHRKDIFLKRATIPDYSGFVEMPYGNLGIVDNKGIEAALEYNKQLSKKVFLTVRGNFAWNQDKIVENDEPTAKYPWLETRGTNVNGRWGWIAEGLFRSDDEIIDHARQFGEEYSGQVSKIGDIRYKDLNGDGVIDDYDKCLIGQGDVPKIYYGFGADLQVGDFSIGALFSGTAQVDRCLSGDAINPFSDTSGISNLYSNITDRWSENDPTNQSVFYPRLRYGSSVNENNTKTSTWWQKDVSFLRLKQLTISYNIPKNMVVKTFLKSAQVYVMGTNLLTFSKFKLWDPELNTNNGTSYPNSRTYSIGVNVNF, encoded by the coding sequence ATGAAAAAAACATTATGCAGATCGTTATGGGTACTGGCATTGCTGCTTACATTCAGTGTAGGAGTGTGGGGACAGAGCAGTCCGCTAACGGGGCGCGTCTCTGATGAAAAAGGCGAATTGCTCATTGGCGTGAGCGTTCAGGAAAAAGGTACAAGCAACGGTACCATTACGGATACGAATGGCCAGTATAACCTGAAACTGACAAGTAAGAATCCTATATTGACAGTCTCTTATATAGGATACAAATCTCAGGAAGTGGGAGTGGGTAAGCAGAGGGTAGTCGATATTGTCTTATCGGAAGAGGTGTCGGCACTGGATGAAGTGGTAGTGGTAGCTTACGGGAGCCAACGTAAAGTTTCCGTTGTCGGTGCCCAATCTTCTATGAAGATGGACGATATCAAGATGCCTACTGCTAACTTGTCATCAGCTATTGCCGGTCGTTTGGCCGGTGTGGTAGCCGTGCAGCGTACAGGCGAGCCTGGGCACGATGATTCGGATATTTGGATTCGTGGTATCTCTACGTTTACAGATCAGAACTCAAAACCGTTGGTGCTGGTGGATGGAGTAGAACGCGGTTTCAACAATATAGACCCCGAAGATATTGAATCGTTTACTATCTTAAAGGATGCTTCTGCCACGGCTGTTTATGGTGTGCGTGGTGCAAATGGTGTAATTCTTATCAAAACAAAGCCCGGTAAGGTGGGTAAGCCTCAGTTCTCAGCCGACTATTACGAAGGCTTTGTGACCTTGACCAAGCGTCCCGAACTGGCAGATGCTTATACCTATATGGATGCTGCCAACGAGGCAAATCTGAATACGAACGGCAAGTTACTTTATACGCCTCAATTTATAGAGGCTACGAAAAAAGCGAATGGTTTGTTGCCCAATGATAATCCGACATTGTATAATTCTTACCTCTATCCGGCCGTTAATTGGATGGATGAACTGTTCAACGACTGGGGGCACAACCGCCGTGTGAATACGAGTGTCCGTGGCGGTGTGCCCAATGCCACCTATTATGTATCATTGAGCTATTACAGCGAAAGAGGTCTGACACGTACGGCAAGTATGGAAAACTATGATGCCAATATGCGTTACGATCGTTACAACTACACTGCCAATCTGAACTTGAAACCTACTTCAACGACTACGATTGATTTAGGATTTAGTGGCTATTTGTCAGTCGGAAACTATCCACAGCAATCTTCCGGCGATTTATTTTCTTCGGCTATGAGCATTAATCCTGTTTATTTGCCATTGATGATGCCGGATGGTTCCGTTCCTGGAATTTCTTCTAACGGCGATTTCCGTAATCCTTATGCCGATTTAACTCGCCGGGGATATACTAACGAATCGAATAACCAATTGAATTCGAATATACGTGTAACACAGGATTTAGGCTTTTGGAAATGGAGCAAGGGATTGACTGCTTCTGCAATGATTGCTTTTGATGTAAGTAACGAACGTGATTTGTATTATAAAAAGCGTGAAGACACTTATTACTATTCAGGATCAAAAGATGCTATAACCGGATTATGGAATGACGACGTATTTGATGCGGATGGTAATTACCAATTAAGCCGTACTTATCTGGGAAGTAAAGAGCTCTCGTTCGATACGGAGTCTATGAACAAGAGAAGTACTTACTTTGAGGCTTCCCTTAATTACGACCGTGTCTTTGGCTTGCATCGGGTAGGGGGATTAATTCTTTATAATCAGAAGATTTATCGTCAGATTTATGATAATGAGACCGAAAGAAATAAATCGGCTGCGGCCAGAATTGTAAATTCACTACCTTATAAACAGCAAGGTGTTGCTGCTCGTGCTACTTACTCTTGGAACGATCGTTATTTCTTGGAAGCTAATGTAGGTTATAATGGCTCGGAGAACTTCAGCCCCGAAAAACGTTTCGGTTTCTTTCCGGCCATCGGTTTGGGATGGGCTATTTCTAATGAAGAATTCTGGCAACCGTTACAGAAATATGTCTCTTATTTGAAAGTTCGCTATACGGATGGTTTGGTTGGTACGGATGCCGCTACAGACCGTCGTTTCATGTATCTGGATCAGATGGCAAGTCAGGATGGCTACCGTTTTGGAACCGATAATAACAGCGTTTCCGGATGGGGATTCTCCAAATACGGTGTCAATGTAGGTTGGTCTACTTCTCGAAAACAGGATTTGGGTATTGATATGAAGCTCTTGAATGATCATCTTTCTATCACGATCGATTTGTTTAAGGAACACCGAAAGGACATTTTCTTGAAACGTGCTACAATTCCTGATTATTCGGGATTCGTCGAAATGCCTTATGGTAATTTGGGTATAGTAGATAATAAAGGCATCGAGGCAGCATTAGAGTATAACAAGCAATTGAGCAAGAAGGTTTTCCTCACTGTTCGCGGTAATTTTGCATGGAATCAAGATAAGATTGTTGAGAATGATGAGCCAACTGCCAAATATCCATGGCTGGAAACAAGAGGTACTAATGTAAACGGTCGTTGGGGATGGATTGCCGAAGGATTGTTTAGAAGTGACGATGAAATTATCGACCATGCTAGGCAGTTTGGTGAGGAATACTCCGGACAGGTTTCCAAAATTGGTGATATCAGATACAAAGATTTGAATGGTGATGGTGTGATTGATGATTATGATAAATGCCTGATTGGTCAAGGGGATGTACCTAAGATTTATTATGGCTTCGGGGCTGATTTGCAAGTCGGAGACTTCTCGATTGGTGCTCTCTTCTCTGGAACAGCACAGGTTGATCGTTGCCTGAGCGGTGATGCTATTAATCCGTTCTCGGATACTTCCGGTATTTCTAACTTATATAGCAATATCACCGACAGGTGGTCGGAAAATGATCCGACGAACCAGAGTGTCTTTTATCCGCGTCTTCGTTACGGCTCTTCTGTCAATGAAAACAATACGAAGACAAGTACATGGTGGCAAAAAGATGTCAGTTTCTTGCGTTTGAAGCAGTTGACGATATCTTATAATATTCCTAAAAATATGGTTGTCAAAACATTTTTGAAGAGTGCACAGGTATACGTGATGGGTACTAACCTCTTGACCTTCTCGAAATTTAAATTGTGGGACCCTGAACTGAATACGAACAATGGTACGTCGTATCCGAACTCACGTACTTATTCAATAGGAGTAAACGTAAACTTTTAA